From the Fervidobacterium thailandense genome, one window contains:
- a CDS encoding bifunctional 5,10-methylenetetrahydrofolate dehydrogenase/5,10-methenyltetrahydrofolate cyclohydrolase gives MFVSIEPLYASIVEDVKARVSNLPRPPKLAVVTCQPDPSTQSYLKSQEKMAKRLGIEYAVFEVPKATELKQILPKLSTDVSVDGILLTHPLPSGVSEFEVASLVSPEKDVEGRNPHSLGSILYDAFAFAPCTAEAVVRIIKYFTNPAGKRVVVVGRSVTVGKPVAMLLTQKGVDATVTICHSRTPDIPSITREADIVVVAIGRAKHLTKDYFKPGALVVDVGINVEENEIVGDVDPSVAEVCDLTPVPGGVGKVTTVVLMEHVVRAAERRILGK, from the coding sequence ATGTTTGTGAGCATCGAGCCACTGTACGCATCGATTGTTGAGGATGTGAAAGCACGTGTTTCGAATTTACCGAGGCCTCCAAAACTGGCGGTGGTAACGTGTCAACCGGATCCATCCACCCAGAGCTATCTAAAGAGCCAGGAGAAGATGGCCAAGAGGCTCGGGATAGAGTACGCAGTTTTCGAAGTTCCTAAGGCCACGGAACTTAAGCAGATCCTTCCAAAGCTATCAACTGACGTCAGCGTCGACGGGATACTACTTACCCATCCACTACCAAGTGGTGTTTCGGAATTCGAAGTTGCGTCGCTGGTTTCACCGGAAAAGGATGTCGAGGGACGTAATCCACACAGTCTCGGTAGCATCCTTTACGACGCGTTTGCGTTCGCACCGTGCACAGCGGAGGCGGTGGTTAGGATTATCAAATACTTCACGAATCCCGCTGGGAAGCGTGTTGTTGTCGTTGGTCGGAGTGTGACAGTTGGAAAGCCTGTGGCAATGTTACTTACTCAGAAGGGTGTGGACGCTACGGTTACGATCTGTCACTCGAGAACACCGGACATACCTTCGATCACGAGGGAAGCGGATATCGTCGTGGTGGCGATCGGGAGGGCCAAGCATTTGACGAAAGACTACTTCAAACCGGGGGCGTTGGTCGTCGACGTAGGAATAAATGTCGAGGAGAACGAGATTGTTGGCGATGTCGACCCATCCGTTGCTGAGGTGTGCGACCTGACACCTGTACCAGGTGGTGTGGGGAAAGTCACCACCGTTGTGCTCATGGAACATGTGGTGAGGGCGGCTGAGAGGAGAATACTGGGAAAATAA
- the thyX gene encoding FAD-dependent thymidylate synthase translates to MGDDYTAVRAARVSYGQGLKTPERDKALIMYLMEHKHETPFEHIVFTFHVKAPIFVARQWFRHRIGSFNEISQRYTEIKEEEFYIPENVRVNVPENRQKAVEVQDEQLLNLVRERVTETFDNLYRIYKELLELGVARELARIVLPLSTYTQFYWTVNARSLMNFLNLRADSHAQWEIQRYALAIAEFFKERCPWTYEAFVRFNYRGDLL, encoded by the coding sequence ATGGGGGATGATTACACGGCCGTTCGGGCCGCGCGCGTTTCTTATGGTCAGGGATTGAAGACTCCAGAGCGCGATAAGGCCTTGATAATGTATCTGATGGAGCACAAGCATGAGACTCCTTTCGAACACATCGTCTTTACCTTCCACGTTAAGGCACCCATTTTTGTTGCCAGGCAGTGGTTCAGACACCGCATAGGTTCTTTCAACGAGATAAGTCAGAGGTACACGGAAATAAAGGAGGAGGAATTCTACATACCAGAAAACGTTAGGGTGAACGTACCTGAAAATCGACAGAAAGCGGTCGAGGTACAAGATGAACAACTACTTAACCTCGTTAGGGAACGAGTGACGGAGACGTTCGATAACCTCTACAGGATATACAAAGAATTACTCGAGCTCGGCGTTGCCCGCGAGCTTGCCAGGATAGTGTTACCTTTGTCCACGTACACGCAATTCTACTGGACCGTGAACGCGCGCAGTTTGATGAACTTTTTAAATTTAAGGGCGGACTCCCACGCGCAGTGGGAGATACAGCGCTATGCTCTTGCCATCGCGGAGTTTTTTAAGGAAAGATGTCCGTGGACTTACGAGGCATTTGTGAGATTCAACTACAGAGGTGATCTCCTGTGA
- a CDS encoding ribonuclease HII, translating into MFEMIDFSIVGVDEAGRGPLFGPVVAAAVYFPEGEVIEGISDSKVLDEEKREELYEIIVSRAICGIGIATPEEVDLLNIFHATELAMNRALDSLAEKVQIGKVLVDGKHLKLNYPATCVVKGDAKIYQVAAASIVAKVYRDRLMYEFHEKFPQYGLRQHKGYPTKEHIEALEKYGPTPFHRLIFEPVLRLLTLEKLNGWLEMGDISLSRYNKLVALLEVDLFGNTKRRTEKRRKSRDASRRGS; encoded by the coding sequence ATGTTTGAGATGATCGATTTTTCGATCGTAGGCGTTGATGAGGCTGGAAGGGGACCTTTGTTTGGTCCCGTGGTGGCCGCGGCGGTTTATTTCCCGGAGGGGGAAGTGATCGAGGGTATTAGTGATAGTAAGGTGCTTGACGAGGAGAAACGCGAGGAGTTGTACGAAATAATCGTATCAAGGGCAATCTGTGGCATTGGTATCGCGACTCCGGAAGAGGTGGACTTACTTAACATATTCCACGCTACGGAACTGGCGATGAACCGTGCGCTGGATTCGTTGGCCGAAAAGGTGCAAATTGGTAAAGTTCTGGTAGATGGAAAACATCTAAAGTTGAATTACCCAGCCACGTGTGTGGTCAAAGGCGATGCAAAGATATACCAAGTGGCCGCAGCTTCAATTGTTGCGAAAGTTTACAGGGACAGGTTAATGTACGAGTTTCACGAAAAATTCCCACAATACGGCTTGCGACAACATAAAGGCTATCCCACGAAAGAACACATAGAAGCACTTGAAAAGTACGGTCCGACACCGTTTCACAGGCTAATTTTCGAACCAGTCCTCCGGTTGCTCACGTTGGAGAAGCTGAACGGGTGGCTCGAGATGGGGGATATATCCCTCAGTAGGTACAACAAATTAGTCGCACTCTTGGAGGTGGACCTCTTTGGAAACACAAAACGCAGGACTGAAAAAAGACGCAAATCACGTGACGCGAGTCGACGAGGGAGTTAA
- a CDS encoding DUF3242 domain-containing protein yields the protein MHATYRRSVQGNLRGLMLIFSVLAILSLTGCAVPFFPEVPPSSYSLDAAINVLAGKYYLLDSGHVEGFGGIELGQGRYATFADVDGILLVFKYESEEEAKERWGALTKKYGNPFRLKYFKISMGNYGVFTVRLEKSDLYAWYKDNWLIIVNGDNVERFVQDVNNIYKTIRQ from the coding sequence GTGCACGCAACTTATCGAAGGAGTGTACAGGGAAATTTAAGAGGTTTGATGTTAATCTTTTCGGTACTGGCGATTCTGAGTCTGACTGGCTGCGCGGTTCCGTTCTTTCCCGAGGTGCCACCTTCCAGTTACTCTCTGGATGCGGCTATTAACGTTTTGGCAGGTAAATACTACCTATTAGACTCGGGGCACGTCGAGGGTTTCGGTGGCATCGAGCTTGGGCAAGGACGTTACGCAACCTTCGCCGACGTTGATGGAATACTCCTGGTTTTCAAGTACGAATCGGAAGAGGAAGCAAAAGAAAGGTGGGGCGCGCTGACGAAAAAATACGGTAATCCTTTCCGACTCAAGTATTTTAAGATAAGTATGGGAAACTACGGTGTCTTCACGGTTCGACTCGAAAAAAGCGACCTGTACGCTTGGTATAAGGATAATTGGTTGATCATAGTCAACGGCGATAATGTGGAACGTTTCGTACAAGATGTGAACAACATCTACAAGACGATCAGACAGTAG
- a CDS encoding DUF47 domain-containing protein, with translation MPFTFAKREREVIKNLVALTKKSIEAPQTLREFFDCYFDGNCGEFESLFDRIKEVERSADELRRGIISEIYKGLFLPDIREVIHSLTESIDKVVNKCESVSKIVRFQKPKIPVQFRTGIISQIECAIEASVAFSKSVELLFENIDEVHHYVLEVERYEHEEDLVENQLLEEIFKMDLPLAEKLQLKELVINIGDIVDRTEDASDILEVLLLKLSY, from the coding sequence ATGCCTTTCACATTCGCGAAAAGGGAACGGGAGGTAATCAAAAACCTTGTCGCGTTGACAAAAAAATCCATAGAGGCTCCCCAGACGTTGAGGGAGTTTTTTGATTGTTACTTCGACGGTAACTGCGGGGAGTTTGAAAGTTTATTTGACCGGATCAAGGAAGTCGAGCGCTCGGCCGATGAGTTGAGGCGGGGGATAATATCCGAGATATACAAAGGACTGTTCCTGCCCGACATAAGGGAAGTGATTCATTCACTAACCGAGTCGATCGACAAAGTGGTCAACAAGTGCGAGTCGGTGAGTAAGATCGTTAGGTTTCAAAAACCTAAGATTCCCGTTCAGTTCAGAACGGGAATAATTTCGCAAATCGAGTGCGCGATTGAAGCTTCGGTTGCGTTTTCAAAATCGGTGGAACTGCTCTTTGAGAACATCGACGAGGTTCACCACTACGTGCTCGAAGTTGAGCGGTACGAACATGAGGAAGATTTGGTGGAAAACCAATTGCTCGAGGAAATCTTCAAGATGGATTTACCACTCGCGGAGAAATTGCAGCTCAAAGAGTTGGTAATCAACATAGGTGATATTGTCGATCGAACGGAGGACGCTTCGGACATTCTCGAGGTTCTATTGTTGAAACTGAGTTACTGA
- a CDS encoding RsmD family RNA methyltransferase → MLRIETGVLRGKVIETVNDPRTRYTPALVRRSLSSMVDFEGKSCLDLCCGSGVVGFEMLSNGASRVTFVDVSERALITVKRNALKLNVLERVVTKKMDARRFLELTTERFDVIYTDPPYELGLVQEILSRVTNVMHRETLLIVQCSKREKPFQTEVLGLKIVKEKDYGDTFLIFLQKI, encoded by the coding sequence ATGTTGAGGATTGAGACTGGGGTGCTCAGGGGAAAGGTGATAGAAACGGTTAACGATCCGAGAACGAGGTACACGCCGGCTCTCGTCAGACGGAGTCTTTCGAGTATGGTCGACTTTGAGGGTAAAAGTTGCCTGGACTTGTGCTGTGGGAGTGGGGTAGTGGGGTTCGAGATGCTCAGTAACGGGGCGAGTCGTGTGACGTTCGTAGATGTTTCGGAGCGTGCGCTCATTACAGTTAAGAGGAACGCGCTCAAGCTCAACGTGCTCGAGAGAGTCGTCACTAAAAAAATGGATGCAAGACGGTTCCTGGAATTGACCACGGAAAGGTTTGACGTGATCTACACAGACCCTCCGTACGAACTTGGGCTCGTTCAAGAGATCTTGAGTCGTGTAACGAACGTGATGCATAGGGAGACTTTGTTGATAGTCCAGTGCTCGAAGAGGGAGAAACCGTTCCAAACCGAGGTTCTGGGTTTAAAAATTGTAAAAGAAAAAGATTACGGGGACACGTTTTTGATTTTTCTCCAAAAAATTTAG
- the rsmI gene encoding 16S rRNA (cytidine(1402)-2'-O)-methyltransferase, whose amino-acid sequence MEERLETTRNFAEPGTFYIVGTPIGNLMDVTIRALKILRTVDVVLAEDTRRTSKLLKSYNIDAKLMTFNEHASEKKIEEIIEILKSGKSVAQVSDAGMPVISDPGARLVRRCREEGIKVQVIPGPSALTSAVAACGLSGTHFYFIGFMPRDKKRRRLLRKLKDCELVKTVVFFESPERLRKTLEDVLQILGDVQICVARELTKLHEEVFCGTVSEALTHFKEPLGEITVVLRIERGSSDVED is encoded by the coding sequence ATGGAGGAGAGGTTAGAGACTACGAGGAATTTTGCCGAGCCCGGTACGTTTTATATTGTGGGAACACCCATAGGTAACTTGATGGACGTGACAATCAGGGCCTTGAAGATCTTGAGGACGGTCGATGTTGTGTTGGCTGAAGATACCAGGAGAACTTCTAAGCTTTTGAAATCCTACAACATCGACGCCAAGTTGATGACTTTTAACGAACATGCGAGTGAAAAGAAAATCGAAGAAATTATCGAAATTCTGAAATCTGGAAAATCCGTTGCGCAAGTCTCGGATGCAGGGATGCCGGTCATCTCTGATCCAGGCGCGCGACTTGTTCGAAGGTGCAGGGAAGAAGGTATCAAAGTACAAGTTATTCCTGGACCAAGTGCGTTGACCAGTGCGGTGGCAGCATGTGGGCTGTCCGGTACACACTTTTACTTTATCGGCTTCATGCCGAGGGACAAGAAGCGAAGAAGGTTACTTAGAAAATTGAAAGATTGCGAGCTGGTGAAAACCGTTGTCTTTTTCGAAAGTCCGGAGAGGTTGAGAAAGACATTGGAAGACGTTCTACAGATCTTAGGTGATGTTCAGATCTGTGTTGCCCGGGAGCTTACGAAACTACACGAAGAGGTGTTCTGTGGTACCGTTTCTGAGGCTCTTACGCATTTCAAAGAGCCGTTGGGTGAGATCACTGTGGTACTGAGGATAGAGCGGGGTAGCTCGGATGTTGAGGATTGA
- a CDS encoding lipoate--protein ligase family protein: MIELYYVETLDLPGHENMAWDCVLGELVDDVTLRFYTWQRPTLSLGKHQDDSDLDLEYVRSNGFDVVRRPSGGRAVLHWDEITYAVLVPRSSELFGTSVLELYKLISELIVEGLREQGYPVEIIDGRRKALTSVCFQVPSSYEIVLNGVKVVGSAQTRTGEYVLQHGSIILKPHKEVKYCFKSTKSLQIPLIGLYDVLEVPVEGIMASIKESFEKVFGPARPLPPELLERVRSLVGERAWRFVWRRG, from the coding sequence GTGATCGAACTGTACTACGTTGAAACGTTGGATCTCCCGGGTCACGAGAACATGGCCTGGGATTGTGTTTTAGGAGAACTGGTGGACGATGTCACGTTGAGGTTCTACACCTGGCAAAGACCTACGCTTTCGCTGGGAAAACATCAAGACGACTCGGATTTGGACTTGGAGTATGTGAGGAGCAACGGTTTCGATGTGGTGAGACGTCCGTCCGGTGGGCGGGCCGTGCTCCATTGGGACGAGATAACGTACGCGGTCTTGGTACCACGCTCGTCTGAGCTTTTTGGGACGAGTGTCTTGGAGTTGTACAAACTCATCTCGGAATTGATCGTTGAGGGTCTCAGGGAGCAAGGTTATCCCGTCGAAATCATCGATGGTCGGAGAAAGGCACTTACGAGTGTTTGCTTCCAAGTTCCGTCTTCTTACGAGATAGTTCTCAACGGTGTGAAAGTTGTTGGCAGTGCGCAAACGCGTACCGGGGAGTACGTTCTTCAGCACGGTTCGATCATATTGAAACCACACAAGGAAGTGAAGTATTGCTTCAAATCTACTAAAAGCTTGCAGATACCTCTAATAGGACTTTACGACGTTTTGGAAGTTCCGGTGGAAGGAATTATGGCTTCGATCAAGGAAAGCTTTGAGAAAGTGTTCGGGCCCGCGAGGCCACTTCCTCCAGAACTGTTGGAGAGGGTTAGGTCACTGGTTGGGGAGCGTGCGTGGAGGTTCGTATGGAGGAGAGGTTAG
- a CDS encoding queuosine precursor transporter: protein MVSGSEKKLMVFTTLFVTGIVISNVLAAKIVKVGVFVFPASIISYTFTFILVNMLTDVLDGNYSKVLVYLGFLAQTVASLLILLGLFMPSASVDRGKAYELLLGTNWRFTLASVSAYGVSQFANFYLFSLKFFKNPLILNFFSVAVAQLLDTVVFTLVAFLGEYKGLVPMILSQYLIKVIIILVANPVFLVTKRLKER from the coding sequence ATGGTGAGTGGTAGCGAGAAGAAGCTGATGGTCTTCACCACGTTGTTTGTGACCGGGATCGTCATCTCGAACGTGCTGGCCGCAAAGATTGTCAAGGTAGGTGTGTTCGTTTTTCCAGCCTCAATCATCAGTTATACATTCACCTTCATCCTTGTTAACATGCTCACCGACGTGCTCGATGGTAATTATTCCAAGGTTTTGGTATACCTGGGCTTTTTGGCCCAAACCGTTGCAAGTTTACTCATCTTGTTGGGTTTGTTCATGCCGTCTGCTTCGGTGGACCGTGGAAAGGCTTACGAGCTTTTGTTGGGGACGAACTGGAGGTTTACGCTCGCGAGTGTTTCTGCTTACGGAGTTTCACAGTTTGCGAACTTTTACCTTTTCAGCCTGAAGTTCTTCAAGAATCCCCTAATTTTGAACTTCTTCTCCGTCGCGGTTGCTCAGCTACTGGACACGGTGGTTTTCACGCTCGTCGCGTTTCTGGGTGAGTACAAGGGGCTTGTGCCGATGATATTGTCACAGTACTTAATAAAAGTTATAATAATTCTGGTGGCTAATCCAGTGTTTCTCGTAACCAAAAGGCTCAAGGAAAGGTGA
- the speD gene encoding adenosylmethionine decarboxylase, which translates to MKSLGRHIIAEYYDCDKRILDDIDAIEFHMKQAAYETGATIVNSSFHRFLPYGVSGVVIVSESHLTIHTWPEYGYAAVDLFTCGDHVDPWKAFAYLKKIFKSQRVHVVEHLRGKYDEVGIPENAPHKATVEESKKKEYAQSF; encoded by the coding sequence ATGAAGAGCTTGGGTAGGCATATCATAGCAGAGTACTACGACTGTGACAAGAGGATACTGGACGACATCGACGCCATCGAGTTCCATATGAAACAGGCAGCGTACGAAACAGGTGCCACAATCGTTAATTCCTCGTTCCACCGGTTCCTCCCCTACGGAGTGAGCGGTGTCGTAATCGTTAGTGAATCGCACTTGACGATCCACACTTGGCCGGAATACGGTTACGCAGCAGTGGACCTCTTCACCTGTGGTGACCACGTTGATCCGTGGAAGGCGTTTGCGTACCTGAAAAAGATATTCAAATCTCAGAGAGTACACGTTGTCGAACACCTGAGAGGAAAATACGACGAGGTTGGAATACCTGAGAACGCCCCTCACAAAGCCACCGTTGAAGAGTCGAAGAAGAAGGAGTACGCACAGAGCTTCTGA
- the speE gene encoding polyamine aminopropyltransferase, producing MSDKELTPGRHLIYMEWYSRDVGGLFMKMNRHLFAAKSPYQRIDIFESDFYGRVFSLDGITMTTERDEFMYHEMLVHVPMFMHPNPKKVLVIGGGDGGSVREVLKHPTVEKVVMCEIDELVVKAAKEYLHYTANKLDDPRVELVFEDGSKFVKQFKNEFDVIIIDSTDPTAGQGGHLFTLEFYKACSEALKEDGVFCAQTEGIFYDYEWGATAYRRIKANFPIAKMYLGFMPTYPGGMWSYTFASKAGLDPVKDFNPEKVRNFKEPLRYYNEEVHVAAFALPTFVRKLIED from the coding sequence ATGTCGGATAAGGAACTCACACCAGGGCGCCATCTGATCTACATGGAATGGTATTCGCGTGACGTTGGTGGACTTTTCATGAAGATGAACAGGCACCTCTTTGCGGCAAAGAGCCCTTACCAGAGAATAGATATCTTCGAATCGGATTTTTACGGTAGGGTGTTTTCTCTGGATGGTATCACGATGACCACCGAACGCGACGAGTTCATGTACCATGAAATGTTGGTGCACGTCCCGATGTTCATGCATCCAAATCCCAAAAAAGTTCTCGTAATCGGTGGTGGAGACGGAGGTAGCGTCAGGGAAGTTCTTAAACACCCAACTGTTGAAAAAGTTGTCATGTGCGAGATAGACGAGTTGGTAGTTAAAGCTGCGAAAGAGTACCTTCACTACACCGCAAACAAACTTGACGATCCGAGAGTAGAACTGGTTTTCGAGGACGGTTCAAAGTTCGTCAAGCAATTCAAAAACGAATTCGACGTCATCATCATCGATTCGACCGACCCAACGGCCGGACAAGGTGGTCACCTGTTTACTTTGGAGTTCTACAAAGCCTGTAGCGAAGCGTTGAAGGAAGACGGTGTATTTTGCGCGCAAACTGAGGGAATTTTCTACGACTACGAATGGGGCGCAACGGCTTACAGGAGGATCAAAGCCAACTTCCCGATTGCCAAGATGTACTTGGGATTCATGCCAACGTATCCGGGAGGTATGTGGTCTTACACGTTCGCGTCAAAAGCTGGACTCGATCCAGTTAAGGACTTCAACCCAGAGAAGGTACGCAATTTCAAGGAACCCCTGAGGTACTACAACGAAGAGGTGCACGTTGCGGCATTTGCGCTTCCAACGTTCGTCAGGAAACTGATAGAAGACTGA
- a CDS encoding cupin domain-containing protein: protein MKLGSKIKRLRLAKGYTQEELADRCDLSRSFISQLESDKVSPSVETLERILRVLGTDLKHFFSEEQKKIIFKKNERVPVYELPKGVKMEILMDAVEDKEFDAKIVELEPGAQTEPEEYHDGDEFGYVIEGSVELYIDGKKYKANEGDCFYYSGDCVHYLRNPGKEKAVILWIQTLS from the coding sequence ATGAAACTCGGCTCGAAGATAAAGAGGTTGAGACTCGCAAAAGGTTACACGCAAGAAGAACTGGCCGACAGATGTGACCTATCCAGGAGTTTTATTTCACAGCTCGAAAGCGACAAAGTTTCCCCGTCTGTGGAAACGTTGGAACGCATTTTGAGAGTCTTGGGCACCGACCTGAAACACTTTTTCTCCGAAGAGCAAAAGAAAATAATTTTTAAAAAGAACGAGCGTGTACCAGTCTACGAGCTCCCCAAGGGTGTGAAAATGGAAATACTCATGGACGCGGTGGAAGATAAGGAGTTTGACGCTAAAATCGTTGAGCTCGAGCCTGGTGCACAAACAGAACCTGAGGAATACCACGACGGTGATGAGTTCGGCTACGTGATCGAAGGTAGTGTTGAGCTATACATAGACGGCAAGAAATACAAGGCCAACGAAGGTGATTGTTTCTATTACTCCGGAGATTGCGTACACTACCTCAGAAACCCTGGCAAGGAGAAGGCGG